The Procambarus clarkii isolate CNS0578487 unplaced genomic scaffold, FALCON_Pclarkii_2.0 HiC_scaffold_318, whole genome shotgun sequence genome window below encodes:
- the LOC138361350 gene encoding uncharacterized protein: MADDEHMEEGEHGEGGGGGEGNPHKAIQFKTETLTFEMHGRRYIEIETLSDSKSCYFQPLDILEFYTHGLDQTGEAIAKIRWATLRSTAFGYGMKINEAGFLLHSMIPLQDILKNEAGTPIEQTTPNIQTFMEIFKDTNYSYGKVTFPSTTTLAKWLENPQQATLDQSAVNPEWLIATMGHYDTMRPGDRKAFTIHPDNASWYKIANASGVESNKWNYLPLWGGARAWTRPSSGVLRYNPMRADQTHGIFMRMTPVKDTNGALIKFRARITMEHFINITIRLPPDGMETGPSPVYNQHLQALMAQNNVTEYIVNHPF, from the coding sequence ATGGCAGACGATGAACATATGGAAGAAGGTGAACAcggcgaaggaggaggaggaggagaaggaaatcCACATAAGGCAATCCAATTCAAAACAGAAACATTAACATTTGAAATGCACGGGAGAAGATATATTGAAATAGAAACACTGTCAGACAGCAAAagttgttactttcaacccctagACATACTGGAATTCTATACACATGGACTAGACCAAACAGGTGAGGCGATTGCCAAAATAAGATGGGCAACACTAAGGTCTACTGCCTTCGGATACGGAATGAAAATCAATGAAGCAGGATTCTTACTTCACTCTATGATACCACTTCAAGACATCCTCAAAAACGAAGCAGGAACACCAATAGAACAAACAACACCAAATATTCAAACATTTATGGAAATTTTCAAAGACACAAATTACAGCTATGGAAAAGTGACATTCCCATCTACAACAACATTAGCAAAATGGCTGGAAAACCCACAGCAAGCAACACTGGACCAGTCAGCTGTAAACCCAGAATGGTTAATCGCAACAATGGGACACTACGACACTATGAGACCAGGAGATAGAAAAGCATTTACAATACATCCTGATAATGCTTCATGGTACAAAATAGCAAATGCAAGTGGAGTGGAATCAAACAAATGGAACTACTTACCACTCTGGGGAGGAGCACGAGCATGGACACGACCATCATCGGGCGTACTTCGCTACAATCCAATGCGAGCAGACCAAACACATGGGATCTTCATGCGCATGACACCTGTAAAGGATACTAATGGAGCCTTAATAAAATTTAGAGCTAGGATTACTATGGAACATTTCATTAATATAACTATAAGACTACCGCCTGACGGCATGGAGACAGGACCATCGCCCGTATATAATCAACACCTCCAAGCCCTCATGGcccaaaataatgtaactgagtaTATTGTTAACCACCCATTctaa
- the LOC138361351 gene encoding uncharacterized protein, producing MADDEHMEEGEHGEGGGGGEGNPHKAIQFKTETLTFEMHGRRYIEIETLSDSKSCYFQPLDILEFYTHGLDQTGEAIAKKRWATLRSTAFGYGMKINEAGFLLHSMIPLQDILKNEAGTPIEQTTPNIQTFMEIFKDTNYSYGKVTFPSTTTLAKWLENPQQAKLDQSAVNPEWLIATMGHYDTMRPGDRKAFTIHPDNASWYKIANASGVESNKCNYLPLWGGARAWTRPSSGVLRYNPMRADQTHGIFMRMTPVKDTNGALIKFRARITMEHFINITIRLPPDGMETGPSSVYNQHLQALMAQNNVTEYIVNHPF from the coding sequence ATGGCAGACGATGAACATATGGAAGAAGGTGAACAcggcgaaggaggaggaggaggagaaggaaatcCACATAAGGCAATCCAATTCAAAACAGAAACATTAACATTTGAAATGCACGGGAGAAGATATATTGAAATAGAAACACTGTCAGACAGCAAAAGTTGTTACTTTCAACCACTAGACATACTGGAATTCTATACACATGGACTAGACCAAACAGGTGAGGCGATTGCCAAAAAAAGATGGGCAACACTAAGGTCTACTGCCTTCGGATACGGAATGAAAATCAATGAAGCAGGATTCTTACTTCACTCTATGATACCACTTCAAGACATCCTCAAAAACGAAGCAGGAACACCAATAGAACAAACAACACCAAATATTCAAACATTTATGGAAATTTTCAAAGACACAAATTACAGCTATGGAAAAGTGACATTCCCATCTACAACAACATTAGCAAAATGGCTGGAAAACCCACAGCAAGCAAAACTGGACCAGTCAGCTGTAAACCCAGAATGGTTAATCGCAACAATGGGACACTACGACACTATGAGACCAGGAGATAGAAAAGCATTTACAATACATCCTGATAATGCTTCATGGTACAAAATAGCAAATGCAAGTGGAGTGGAATCAAACAAATGTAACTACTTACCACTCTGGGGAGGAGCACGAGCATGGACACGACCATCATCGGGCGTACTTCGCTACAATCCAATGCGAGCAGACCAAACACATGGGATCTTCATGCGCATGACACCTGTAAAGGATACTAATGGAGCCTTAATAAAATTTAGAGCTAGGATTACTATGGAACATTTCATTAATATAACTATAAGACTACCGCCTGACGGCATGGAGACAGGACCATCGTCCGTATATAATCAACACCTCCAAGCCCTCATGGcccaaaataatgtaactgagtaTATTGTTAACCACCCATTctaa
- the LOC138361352 gene encoding uncharacterized protein: MADDEHMEEGEHGEGGGGGEGNPHKAIQFKTETLTFEMHGRRYIEIETLSDNKSCYFQPLDILEFYTYGLDQTGEAIAKKRWATLRSTAFGYGMKINEAGFLLHSMIPLQDILKNEAGTPIEQTTPNIQTFMEIFKDTNYSYGKVTFPSTTTLAKWLENPQQATLDQSAVNPEWLIATMGHYDTIRPGDRKAFTIHPDNASWYKIANASGVESNKWNYLPLWGGARAWTRPSSGVLRYNPMRADQTHGIFMRMTPVKDTNGALIKFRARITMEHFINITIRLPPDGMETGPSSVYNQHLQALMAQNNVTEYIAYTSKPSWPKIM; the protein is encoded by the coding sequence ATGGCAGACGATGAACATATGGAAGAAGGTGAACAcggcgaaggaggaggaggaggagaaggaaatcCACATAAGGCAATCCAATTCAAAACAGAAACATTAACATTTGAAATGCACGGGAGAAGATATATTGAAATAGAAACACTGTCAGACAACAAAAGTTGTTACTTTCAACCACTAGACATACTGGAATTCTATACATATGGACTAGACCAAACAGGTGAGGCGATTGCCAAAAAAAGATGGGCAACACTAAGGTCTACTGCCTTCGGATACGGAATGAAAATCAATGAAGCAGGATTCTTACTTCACTCTATGATACCACTTCAAGACATCCTCAAAAACGAAGCAGGAACACCCATAGAACAAACAACACCAAATATTCAAACATTTATGGAAATTTTCAAAGACACAAATTACAGCTATGGAAAAGTGACATTCCCATCTACAACAACATTAGCAAAATGGCTGGAAAACCCACAGCAAGCAACACTGGACCAGTCAGCTGTAAACCCAGAATGGTTAATCGCAACAATGGGACACTACGACACTATAAGACCAGGAGATAGAAAAGCATTTACAATACATCCTGATAATGCTTCATGGTACAAAATAGCAAATGCAAGTGGAGTGGAATCAAACAAATGGAACTACTTACCACTCTGGGGAGGAGCACGAGCATGGACACGACCATCATCGGGCGTACTTCGCTACAATCCAATGCGAGCAGACCAAACACATGGGATCTTTATGCGCATGACACCTGTAAAGGATACTAATGGAGCCTTAATAAAATTTAGAGCTAGGATTACTATGGAGCATTTCATTAATATAACTATAAGACTACCGCCTGACGGCATGGAGACAGGACCATCGTCCGTATATAATCAACACCTCCAAGCCCTCATGGcccaaaataatgtaactgagtaTATTGCTTACACCTCCAAGCCCTCATGGcccaaaataatgtaa
- the LOC138361353 gene encoding uncharacterized protein — MADDEHMEEGEHGEGGGGGEGNPHKAIQFKTETLTFEMHGRRYIEIETLSDSKSCYFQPLDILEFYTHGLDQTGEAIAKKRWATLRSTAFGYGMKINEAGFLLHSMIPLQDILKNEAGTPIEQTTPNIQTFMEIFKDTNYSYGKVTFPSTTTLAKWLENPQQATLDQSAVNPEWLIATMGHYDTMRPGDRKAFTIHPDNASWYKIANASGVESNKWNYLPLWGGARAWTRPSSGVLRYNPMRADQTHGIFMRMTPVKDTNGALIKFRARITMEHFINITIRLPPDGMETGPSPVYNQHLQALMAQNNVTEYIVNHPF; from the coding sequence ATGGCAGACGATGAACATATGGAAGAAGGTGAACAcggcgaaggaggaggaggaggagaaggaaatcCACATAAGGCAATCCAATTCAAAACAGAAACATTAACATTTGAAATGCACGGGAGAAGATATATTGAAATAGAAACACTGTCAGACAGCAAAagttgttactttcaacccctagACATACTGGAATTCTATACACATGGACTAGACCAAACAGGTGAGGCGATTGCCAAAAAAAGATGGGCAACACTAAGGTCTACTGCCTTCGGATACGGAATGAAAATCAATGAAGCAGGATTCTTACTTCACTCTATGATACCACTTCAAGACATCCTCAAAAACGAAGCAGGAACACCAATAGAACAAACAACACCAAATATTCAAACATTTATGGAAATTTTCAAAGACACAAATTACAGCTATGGAAAAGTGACATTCCCATCTACAACAACATTAGCAAAATGGCTGGAAAACCCACAGCAAGCAACACTGGACCAGTCAGCTGTAAACCCAGAATGGTTAATCGCAACAATGGGACACTACGACACTATGAGACCAGGAGATAGAAAAGCATTTACAATACATCCTGATAATGCTTCATGGTACAAAATAGCAAATGCAAGTGGAGTGGAATCAAACAAATGGAACTACTTACCACTCTGGGGAGGAGCACGAGCATGGACACGACCATCATCGGGCGTACTTCGCTACAATCCAATGCGAGCAGACCAAACACATGGGATCTTCATGCGCATGACACCTGTAAAGGATACTAATGGAGCCTTAATAAAATTTAGAGCTAGGATTACTATGGAACATTTCATTAATATAACTATAAGACTACCGCCTGACGGCATGGAGACAGGACCATCGCCCGTATATAATCAACACCTCCAAGCCCTCATGGcccaaaataatgtaactgagtaTATTGTTAACCACCCATTctaa
- the LOC138361354 gene encoding uncharacterized protein, whose translation MADDEHMEEGEHGEGGGGGEGNPHKAIQFKTETLTFEMHGRRYIEIETLSDSKSCYFQPLDILEFYTHGLDQTGEAIAKKRWATLRSTAFGYGMKINEAGFLLHSMIPLQDILKNEAGTPIEQTTPNIQTFTEIFKDTNYSYGKVTFPSTTTLAKWLENPQQAKLDQSAVNPEWLIATMGHYDTMRPGDRKAFTIHPDNASWYKIANASGVESNKCNYLPLWGGARAWTRPSSGVLRYNPMRADQTHGIFMRMTPVKDTNGALIKFRARITMEHFINITIRLPPDGMETGPSSVYNQHLQALMAQNNVTEYIVNHPF comes from the coding sequence ATGGCAGACGATGAACATATGGAAGAAGGTGAACAcggcgaaggaggaggaggaggagaaggaaatcCACATAAGGCAATCCAATTCAAAACAGAAACATTAACATTTGAAATGCACGGGAGAAGATATATTGAAATAGAAACACTGTCAGACAGCAAAAGTTGTTACTTTCAACCACTAGACATACTGGAATTCTATACACATGGACTAGACCAAACAGGTGAGGCGATTGCCAAAAAAAGATGGGCAACACTAAGGTCTACTGCCTTCGGATACGGAATGAAAATCAATGAAGCAGGATTCTTACTTCACTCTATGATACCACTTCAAGACATCCTCAAAAACGAAGCAGGAACACCAATAGAACAAACAACACCAAATATTCAAACATTTACGGAAATTTTCAAAGACACAAATTACAGCTATGGAAAAGTGACATTCCCATCTACAACAACATTAGCAAAATGGCTGGAAAACCCACAGCAAGCAAAACTGGACCAGTCAGCTGTAAACCCAGAATGGTTAATCGCAACAATGGGACACTACGACACTATGAGACCAGGAGATAGAAAAGCATTTACAATACATCCTGATAATGCTTCATGGTACAAAATAGCAAATGCAAGTGGAGTGGAATCAAACAAATGTAACTACTTACCACTCTGGGGAGGAGCACGAGCATGGACACGACCATCATCGGGCGTACTTCGCTACAATCCAATGCGAGCAGACCAAACACATGGGATCTTCATGCGCATGACACCTGTAAAGGATACTAATGGAGCCTTAATAAAATTTAGAGCTAGGATTACTATGGAACATTTCATTAATATAACTATAAGACTACCGCCTGACGGCATGGAGACAGGACCATCGTCCGTATATAATCAACACCTCCAAGCCCTCATGGcccaaaataatgtaactgagtaTATTGTTAACCACCCATTctaa
- the LOC138361355 gene encoding uncharacterized protein — translation MADDEHMEEGEHGEGGGGGEGNPHKAIQFKTETLTFEMHGRRYIEIETLSDNKSCYFQPLDILEFYTYGLDQTGEAIAKKRWATLRSTAFGYGMKINEAGFLLHSMIPLQDILKNEAGTPIEQTTPNIQTFMEIFKDTNYSYGKVTFPSTTTLAKWLENPQQATLDQSAVNPEWLIATMGHYDTIRPGDRKAFTIHPDNASWYKIANASGVESNKWNYLPLWGGARAWTRPSSGVLRYNPMRADQTHGIFMRMTPVKDTNGALIKFRARITMEHFINITIRLPPDGMETGPSSVYNQHLQALMAQNNVTEYIVYTSKPSWPKIM, via the coding sequence ATGGCAGACGATGAACATATGGAAGAAGGTGAACAcggcgaaggaggaggaggaggagaaggaaatcCACATAAGGCAATCCAATTCAAAACAGAAACATTAACATTTGAAATGCACGGGAGAAGATATATTGAAATAGAAACACTGTCAGACAACAAAAGTTGTTACTTTCAACCACTAGACATACTGGAATTCTATACATATGGACTAGACCAAACAGGTGAGGCGATTGCCAAAAAAAGATGGGCAACACTAAGGTCTACTGCCTTCGGATACGGAATGAAAATCAATGAAGCAGGATTCTTACTTCACTCTATGATACCACTTCAAGACATCCTCAAAAACGAAGCAGGAACACCCATAGAACAAACAACACCAAATATTCAAACATTTATGGAAATTTTCAAAGACACAAATTACAGCTATGGAAAAGTGACATTCCCATCTACAACAACATTAGCAAAATGGCTGGAAAACCCACAGCAAGCAACACTGGACCAGTCAGCTGTAAACCCAGAATGGTTAATCGCAACAATGGGACACTACGACACTATAAGACCAGGAGATAGAAAAGCATTTACAATACATCCTGATAATGCTTCATGGTACAAAATAGCAAATGCAAGTGGAGTGGAATCAAACAAATGGAACTACTTACCACTCTGGGGAGGAGCACGAGCATGGACACGACCATCATCGGGCGTACTTCGCTACAATCCAATGCGAGCAGACCAAACACATGGGATCTTTATGCGCATGACACCTGTAAAGGATACTAATGGAGCCTTAATAAAATTTAGAGCTAGGATTACTATGGAGCATTTCATTAATATAACTATAAGACTACCGCCTGACGGCATGGAGACAGGACCATCGTCCGTATATAATCAACACCTCCAAGCCCTCATGGcccaaaataatgtaactgagtaTATTGTTTACACCTCCAAGCCCTCATGGcccaaaataatgtaa
- the LOC138361356 gene encoding uncharacterized protein — translation MADDEHMEEGEHGEGGGGGEGNPHKAIQFKTETLTFEMHGRRYIEIETLSDSKSCYFQPLDILEFYTHGLDQTGEAIAKKRWATLRSTAFGYGMKINEAGFLLHSMIPLQDILKNEAGTPIEQTTPNIETFMEIFKDTNYSYGKVTFPSTTTLAKWLENPQQATLDQSAVNPEWLIATMGHYDTMRPGDRKAFTIHPDNATWYKIANASGVESNKWNYLPLWGGARAWTRPSSGVLRYNPMRADQTHGIFMRMTPVKDTNGALIKFRARITMEHFINITIRLPPDGMETGPSSVYNQHLQALMAQNNVTEYIVNHPF, via the coding sequence ATGGCAGACGATGAACATATGGAAGAAGGTGAACAcggcgaaggaggaggaggaggagaaggaaatcCACATAAGGCAATCCAATTCAAAACAGAAACATTAACATTTGAAATGCACGGGAGAAGATATATTGAAATAGAAACACTGTCAGACAGCAAAAGTTGTTACTTTCAACCACTAGACATACTGGAATTCTATACACATGGACTAGACCAAACAGGTGAGGCGATTGCCAAAAAAAGATGGGCAACACTAAGGTCTACTGCCTTCGGATACGGAATGAAAATCAATGAAGCAGGATTCTTACTTCACTCTATGATACCACTTCAAGACATCCTCAAAAACGAAGCAGGAACACCAATAGAACAAACAACACCAAATATTGAAACATTTATGGAAATTTTCAAAGACACAAATTACAGCTATGGAAAAGTGACATTCCCATCTACAACAACATTAGCAAAATGGCTGGAAAACCCACAGCAAGCAACACTGGACCAGTCAGCTGTAAACCCAGAATGGTTAATCGCAACAATGGGACACTACGACACTATGAGACCAGGAGATAGAAAAGCATTTACAATACATCCTGATAATGCTACATGGTACAAAATAGCAAATGCAAGTGGAGTGGAATCAAACAAATGGAACTACTTACCACTCTGGGGAGGAGCACGAGCATGGACACGACCATCATCGGGCGTACTTCGCTACAATCCAATGCGAGCAGACCAAACACATGGGATCTTCATGCGCATGACACCTGTAAAGGATACTAATGGAGCCTTAATAAAATTTAGAGCTAGGATTACTATGGAACATTTCATTAATATAACTATAAGACTACCGCCTGACGGCATGGAGACAGGACCATCGTCCGTATATAATCAACACCTCCAAGCCCTCATGGcccaaaataatgtaactgagtaTATTGTTAACCACCCATTctaa
- the LOC123771187 gene encoding uncharacterized protein: MADDEHMEEGEHGEGGGGGEGNPHKAIQFKTETLTFEMHGRRYIEIETLSDSKSCYFQPLDILEFYTHGLDQTGEAIAKNRWATLRSTAFGYGMKINEAGFLLHSMIPLQDILKNEAGTPIEQTTPNIQTFMEIFKDTNYSYGKVTFPSTTTLAKWLENPQQATLDQSAVNPEWLIATMGHYDTMRPGDRKAFTIHPDNASWYKIANASGVESNKWNYLPLRGGARAWTRPSSGVLRYNPMRADQTHGIFMRMTPVKDTNGALIKFRARITMEHFINITIRLPPDGMETGPSSVYNQHLQALMAQNNVTEYIVNHPF, from the coding sequence ATGGCAGACGATGAACATATGGAAGAAGGTGAACAcggcgaaggaggaggaggaggagaaggaaatcCACATAAGGCAATCCAATTCAAAACAGAAACATTAACATTTGAAATGCACGGGAGAAGATATATTGAAATAGAAACACTGTCAGACAGCAAAAGTTGTTACTTTCAACCACTAGACATACTGGAATTCTATACACATGGACTAGACCAAACAGGTGAGGCGATTGCCAAAAACAGATGGGCAACACTAAGGTCTACTGCCTTCGGATACGGAATGAAAATCAATGAAGCAGGATTCTTACTTCACTCTATGATACCACTTCAAGACATCCTCAAAAACGAAGCAGGAACACCAATAGAACAAACAACACCAAATATTCAAACATTTATGGAAATTTTCAAAGACACAAATTACAGCTATGGAAAAGTGACATTCCCATCTACAACAACATTAGCAAAATGGCTGGAAAACCCACAGCAAGCAACACTGGACCAGTCAGCTGTAAACCCAGAATGGTTAATCGCAACAATGGGACACTACGACACTATGAGACCAGGAGATAGAAAAGCATTTACAATACATCCTGATAATGCTTCATGGTACAAAATAGCAAATGCAAGTGGAGTGGAATCAAACAAATGGAACTACTTACCACTCAGGGGAGGAGCACGAGCATGGACACGACCATCATCGGGCGTACTTCGCTACAATCCAATGCGAGCAGACCAAACACATGGGATCTTCATGCGCATGACACCTGTAAAGGATACTAATGGAGCCTTAATAAAATTTAGAGCTAGGATTACTATGGAACATTTCATTAATATAACTATAAGACTACCGCCTGACGGCATGGAGACAGGACCATCGTCCGTATATAATCAACACCTCCAAGCCCTCATGGcccaaaataatgtaactgagtaTATTGTTAACCACCCATTctaa
- the LOC138361357 gene encoding uncharacterized protein: MSTSSQKHEWDLSPDEYLQLGGQYFCYRHSKVWCKQCKVPIDFCSADKYREENIQSCADCKLDEWLSDLFELQKYADQNDTRTTENRERILHLSKIIPDSGDKQQQENSGSDRELVPETPNRTRVSETVDTSDSPVRNPEWTQHSLGATECEQLVAQESISRTPTPTDERKTLLTARRALSKSPSFNTTKRNIPTPGAESMDSTPPRLEEGKGETPCRSKSRSSSIEKSHLSRILQRPNKRRNRRSSTSPSPKRHRHTNPYNSDSDTSIEWIEETDRQPRKSSTWSLKEANNRKGHTANTNGGNKLELTDDSGRHRRNAATTGEDKENDSTPNTPKRTTSRPDEMDGRRLEKDTNDKQMEETYYTFVTRTKPKPRGGAKPPSFIMADHNDHWHITFRCTTNNLSRQRKAILNYLGLTGTARLEATSSTILVQMLKKWILYLIRYGVNKLHYFGFVSAQIKNIIRYFTHNKIPSDEIDGPCPYMEKKRQERKPKTNKNNEYEFILEMIEKHNVISVNDLLHKQTQEEFALMYKTLGTGYKDKIRSILAFTIKKKQQESNAQPVMIQLQKTTRDTYQDRNDAWLKYLFQKNNINIVEFLSWFIMIADKRFNKINTLVIEGPTGTGKTLTLGALLNTLNTGTITRGGDNN; this comes from the exons ATGTCGACATCATCACAAA AACACGAATGGGACCTATCTCCTGACGAATACCTACAACTCGGAGGACAATACTTCTGCTACAGGCATTCTAAAGTGTGGTGTAAACAGTGCAAAGTGCCAATTGATTTTTGTAGTGCAGATAAATACAGAGAGGAAAATATACAATCGTGTGCTGACTGTAAACTAGACGAGTGGCTATCAGATCTCTTTGAACTACAGAAATACGCAGACCAAAATGACACCAGAACTACCGAAAACAGAGAAAGGATTCTACATCTATCCAAGATCATACCTGATAGTGGGGATAAGCAGCAGCAAGAGAATTCAGGAAGCGATAGAGAATTGGTACCAGAAACTCCCAATAGAACACGAGTTTCTGAAACAGTGGACACCTCAGATTCTCCTGTACGAAATCCAGAGTGGACACAACATTCTCTTGGAGCTACAGAATGTGAGCAGCTTGTCGCTCAGGAAAGCATTTCTCGAACTCCTACACCTACTGATGAAAGAAAAACTCTTCTTACCGCGAGAAGGGCTCTTTCTAAATCACCATCCTTCAACACAACCAAACGAAACATTCCTACTCCGGGAGCAGAAAGTATGGACAGCACTCCTCCTAGGCTCGAAGAAGGAAAGGGAGAAACACCATGCAGAAGTAAATCACGATCCAGCAGCATCGAGAAAAGTCATttatcaagaattcttcaacgtcCAAACAAGAGACGAAATAGAAGAAGCTCTACTTCTCCAAGCCCTAAACGACATCGACACACAAACCCCTATAACTCCGATAGTGACACCTCAATCGAATGGATCGAAGAGACAGATCGACAGCCTAGAAAATCCTCAACCTGGTCCCTCAAAGAGGCCAACAACAGAAAAGGACATACTGCAAACACTAATGGAGGAAATAAACTGGAACTCACAGATGACAGTGGAAGACATAGAAGAAATGCCGCCACCACAGGAGAGGACAAAGAAAACGACAGCACTCCCAACACTCCTAAAAGGACTACCAGCAGACCGGACGAAATGGACGGAAGGAGACTGGAAaaggatacaaatgataaacaaaTGGAAGAAACATACTACACATTCGTCACAAGAACAAAACCAAAACCAAGAGGAGGAGCAAAACCACCAAGCTTCATCATGGCTGATCACAACGACCATTGGCACATTACCTTCCGATGCACCACAAACAATCTCAGCAGACAACGCAAGGCAATCCTCAATTACCTTGGACTTACCGGCACAGCCAGACTCGAAGCAACATCAAGCACAATACTTGTCCAAATGCTCAAAAAATGGATTCTCTATCTTATCAGATATGGAGTTAACAAACTGCACTATTTTGGTTTTGTGTCTGCCCAAATAAAAAACATAATCAGATACTTCACGCACAACAAAATACCATCAGATGAAATTGACGGACCATGCCCATATATGGAAAAGAAAAGACAAGAAAGGAAacctaaaacaaacaaaaataatgaATACGAATTCATCTTGGAAATGATAGAGAAGCATAACGTCATAAGTGTCAATGACCTACTCCATAAACAAACACAAGAAGAGTTTGCTTTAATGTACAAAACATTAGGCACAGGATATAAAGACAAAATCCGTTCCATATTGGCATTTACAATTAAGAAAAAACAACAGGAAAGCAATGCACAACCAGTAATGATTCAACTACAAAAGACAACCAGAGACACATATCAAGACAGAAATGATGCATGGTTAAAATACCTATTCCAAAAGAACAATATAAATATAGTAGAATTCCTCTCCTGGTTCATCATGATAGCAGACAAAAGGTTCAATAAGATTAACACACTGGTAATAGAAGGGCCAACCGGAACAGGCAAAACACTGACGCTCGGAGCACTCCTTAACACATTGAACACAGGAACCATAACAAGAGGAGGTGACAACAACTAA
- the LOC138361358 gene encoding uncharacterized protein, translating into MADDEHMEEGEHGEGGGGGEGNPHKAIQFKTETLTFEMHGRRYIEIETLSDSKSCYFQPLDILEFYTHGLDQTGEAIAKKRWAALWSTAFGYGMKINEAGFLLHSMIPLQDILKNEAGTPIEQTTPNIQTFMEIFKDTNYSYGKVTFPSTTTLAKWLENAQQATLDQSAVNPEWLIATMGHYDTMRPGDRKAFTIHPDNASWYKIANASGVESNKWNYLPLWGGARAWTRPSSGVLRYNPMRADQTHGIFMRMTPVKDTNGALIKFRARITMEHFINITIRLPPDGMETGPSSVYNQHLQALMAQNNVTEYIVNHPF; encoded by the coding sequence ATGGCAGACGATGAACATATGGAAGAAGGTGAACAcggcgaaggaggaggaggaggagaaggaaatcCACATAAGGCAATCCAATTCAAAACAGAAACATTAACATTTGAAATGCACGGGAGAAGATATATTGAAATAGAAACACTGTCAGACAGCAAAAGTTGTTACTTTCAACCACTAGACATACTGGAATTCTATACACATGGACTAGACCAAACAGGTGAGGCGATTGCCAAAAAAAGATGGGCAGCACTATGGTCTACTGCCTTCGGATACGGAATGAAAATCAATGAAGCAGGATTCTTACTTCACTCTATGATACCACTTCAAGACATCCTCAAAAACGAAGCAGGAACACCAATAGAACAAACAACACCAAATATTCAAACATTTATGGAAATTTTCAAAGACACAAATTACAGCTATGGAAAAGTGACATTCCCATCTACAACAACATTAGCAAAATGGCTGGAAAACGCACAGCAAGCAACACTAGACCAGTCAGCAGTAAACCCAGAATGGTTAATCGCAACAATGGGACACTACGACACTATGAGACCAGGAGATAGAAAAGCATTTACAATACATCCTGATAATGCTTCATGGTACAAAATAGCAAATGCAAGTGGAGTGGAATCAAACAAATGGAACTACTTACCACTCTGGGGAGGAGCACGAGCATGGACACGACCATCATCGGGCGTACTTCGCTACAATCCAATGCGAGCAGACCAAACACATGGGATCTTCATGCGCATGACACCTGTAAAGGATACTAATGGAGCCTTAATAAAATTTAGAGCTAGGATTACTATGGAACATTTCATTAATATAACTATAAGACTACCGCCTGACGGCATGGAGACAGGACCATCGTCCGTATATAATCAACACCTCCAAGCCCTCATGGcccaaaataatgtaactgagtaTATTGTTAACCACCCATTctaa